One genomic segment of Stigmatopora argus isolate UIUO_Sarg chromosome 18, RoL_Sarg_1.0, whole genome shotgun sequence includes these proteins:
- the pnpo gene encoding pyridoxine-5'-phosphate oxidase, producing MRRVLSLVRITLFGANAATLLTPITRERRVYTRLFHLNRTFFNSNMDLSDMRKKYKGDEECFEENHLTSLDPIKQFGSWFDEATKCPEVGEANAMCIATATKDGRPSARMVLLKGYSDDGFRFFTNYESRKGSELESNPHACLVFYWEPLNRQIRIEGVVERIPYQSSCDYFHSRPKSSQIGAVVSRQSVPVPDRNFLRDKNAQLEAKYKDTQVPMPDYWGGYLVKPHLMEFWQGQTNRLHDRIVFTKVAGDAQLDEHQRRGEGCWAYQRLSP from the exons ATGAGACGTGTACTTTCATTGGTACGAATTACATTATTTGGTGCAAATGCAGCGACACTTTTGACTCCAATAACCCGCGAACGCCGTGTTTATACGCGCCTGTTCCACTTAAATAGGACGTTTTTCAACTCTAACATGGACCTCAGTGACATGAGAAAGAAATACAAGGGAGACGAAGAG TGTTTTGAGGAGAACCACCTGACCTCTCTGGACCCCATCAAGCAATTTGGAAGCTGGTTCGACGAAGCCACCAAATGTCCCGAAGTGGGCGAGGCCAACGCCATGTGCATCGCCACGGCAACCAA AGATGGACGCCCGTCCGCCCGGATGGTTCTGCTCAAAGGTTACAGCGACGACGGTTTCCGATTCTTCACCAACTACGAAAGCCGCAAGGGATCCGAGCTG GAAAGTAACCCTCACGCTTGTCTGGTGTTCTACTGGGAGCCTTTGAACAGACAG ATCCGTATTGAAGGGGTGGTGGAACGCATCCCTTACCAGAGCTCCTGCGATTACTTCCACTCGAGGCCGAAGAGCAGCCAGATCGGGGCTGTGGTGAGCAGGCAAAGTGTGCCGGTTCCAGACAGAAAT TTCCTGAGGGACAAGAATGCGCAGTTGGAGGCAAAGTACAAGGACACGCAAGTGCCGATGCCAGATTACTG GGGGGGCTACTTAGTGAAGCCCCATCTGATGGAGTTCTGGCAGGGTCAGACCAACAGGCTTCACGACCGTATCGTTTTCACCAAAGTGGCTGGAGACGCCCAATTGGACGAACATCAGCGGCGTGGTGAGGGTTGTTGGGCTTACCAGCGACTCTCCCCGtga